The Mycolicibacterium flavescens genomic interval GTGCCGGTGATCGACCTCGGTTCGGGGTTCCTGTCCGCCGGCGCTCCGTTCGACGATCGCGTCGGCGACCTGAGGGGTACCGACGTCGCCGACGTCATCTTCACCTCGGGCACCACGGGTCGGCCCAAGGGCGCGATGATGAATCACCTCCAGACGCTGCGTGCATACGAGGAGTGGGCGACGCTCGCCGACCTCCGCGAGGGTGATCGCTACCTGATGATCAACCCGTACTTCCACACGTTCGGCCTCAAGGCCGGACTCATCGCCTCGTTCCTACGGGGCGCCACGATGCTTCCGGTGGCCGCTTTCGACGTCGATACGGTGGTCGATCTCATCGAGCGCGAGCGCATCACGATGTTGCCCGGTCCGCCCACGCTGTACCACTCGCTGCTGACCGTGGCCGACACAGACCGGCTCGCCTCCCTGCGGGCCGGCGTGACCGGCGCGGCCGACATCCCGGTGGAGTTGATCCGCCGCATCCGCGACGAGTTGCCGTTCGAAAGCCTGATGACCGGCTACGGCCTAACCGAAGCCGGCAACGTGACGTTGTCGCGGCCGGGGGACACCCCCGAGGATGTCGCGACGACCGCGGGTCTGCCGTGCGAGGACGTCGAGGTTCGCATCGCCGACGACGGCGAGGTGTTGGTGCGCGGCTACAACGTGATGCAGGGCTATCTCGACGACCCCGCTGCGACCGCCGACGCGATCGACTCCGAAGGCTTCCTGCACACCGGCGATCTCGGCGAGTTCACCGAGTCGGGCCGACTGCGGATCGTCGGGCGCAAGAAGGACATGTTCATCGTCGGCGGATTCAACGCCTATCCCGCTGAGATCGAAGGCTTTCTGCTCGAACACCCCGCGGTGGCTCAGGCAGCCGTTATCGGGGTTCCCGACGAGAGGTTGGGCCAGGTGGGCAAGGCGTTCGTGGTGCGCAGTGCGGGTCACGACCGCGTCACGGGTGAGGACCTCATTTCGTGGAGCCGGGAACGAATGGCGGGTTTCAAGGTGCCACGCTCTGTAGAGTTCCTCGACAGCCTGCCGTTGAACGCCACCGGCAAGGTGATGAAGGACCGCCTTCTGGACAATCGCCGCTGAGCATATGCGTAGCGCGTAAATAGCATTTCCGCAGGAAGACGGTGTTTGCCGGGCGGTGCCTGCGCAGGTATCGTCGCGGCGATACTCAAAAATCGATAATGGCATTCTCACTAGTGGTGAAGCAGACAAGGAGGGCGCTGTGCCGTCATTCAGGCGCCGCGAGTCGGTGATCGACGCGGACCGCGTCGACAAACCGCCGCGGGATGACCCTGAGCAGCGGTCGGCGGACTCGGACGAGGCGCTTCGCCTCGCCGAGGAGGCGGAGGCCGAAGCGGCCGAGGCGGAGGCGCTCGCCGCCGCCGCGCGCGCTCGCGCGAAGGCCATCCGGTTGCGCAGGCAGGCTGCTGAAACCAAGGCGCCGGACCCGGAGGTCGACGAGGTTCTCGAGCCGGTCGAGGAGACGGCGCCCGGGGCGAAGACCACCGACACCGTGGCCGACGACGCCGCCCAACCGGAAGCCGGCGAGGCAACCGAAACCGACGAAGCGGCCGACACCGACGTCGAGGACTCAGCGGAGCCCGACAAGGCCGAGGCGACGACGCGGTCCCGCCGCCTGCGGATGCCGCGGATCAGGTGGAAGATCGTCGCTGCGGTGGTGGCTGTCGTCCTGATCCTGGCGTTCGGGGCCGCGAGCGCGTACATGGTGTGGCAGCACCGGCTGGCCCAAGAGGAGCAGCAGCGCACCGCCGAATTCACCGCGGCCGCGCGGCAGAGCGTGGTGACCCTGATGTCGTTGGACTTCAACAGGGCCCAGGAAGACGTGCAGCGCATCATCGACAACTCGACGGGTCAGTTCAGGGATGACTTCGAGGCCCAGGCCGAGGACTTCACCCAGGTCGCCAAGGATTCCAAGGTGGTCACCGAGGTCACCGTGAACACTGCGGCACTGACGTCGATGACCGACACCAACGCCACCGCGCTGGTCTCGGCCACCTCGAGGGTCACCAACACCGCAGGTGCCAATCAGGAGCCTCGCTCATGGCGGCTGAAGGTGGATCTGGTCCGCGAGGGTGATCAGATCAAGATGTCGAAAGTCGAGTTCGTACCGTGAGCGCCGAAACCAAACCCGACGAGGCCGACGTGAAGACCGCGGCCTCCGACGAGCCGGAATCGACAGCCGTCGAACCGGAGTCGACGGCGGCCGAGGAGACGCAAGCGGCCGAGGAGACGCAAGCGTCCGAGGACTCGGAAGCGGCCGAGAAGAGCCGGCCGAAACCCCGCAGTGCCGTGCGGAGGTATCTCGGCGCGATTCTGCTGACAATTCTGCTGGTGGTCTCGGCAGGTGTCGCGGCCTGGCTTTACTTCTTCCAGTTCCGGGCCGACCAGGAGACCAACCCCGACGCCCAACGGGTCGCACTGGAGGCGGCGAAGTCGGGCACCGTGGCGCTGTTGTCGTATGCCCCTGATTCGATGGAGCAGGACTTCACGAACGCGAAGTCGCACCTGACGGGGGACTTCCTGAACTACTACACGCAGTTCACCGAGCAGATCGTGACCCCGGCGGTTCAGGAGAAGCAGGTCAAGACCAGCGCTGCTGTGGTGGAGGCCGGCGTGGCCGAGATGCAGCCCGACACCGCCGTGGTGTTGGTCTTCGTCAATCAGACGACGGTCAGCAAGGAGAACCCGGACGGGGCCTTCGCGGCAAGCGCGGTCAAGGTCGGCTTGACCAAGTCCGACGGCCGCTGGCTGATCAACAAGTTCGACCCCGTGTAGCGTCGCCGCCGTGACGGCGCTCCCCGGCCAATCCCTCGCGGCGGTCGTGACGGTGCCTGCCGCCGAAGCCGCTGCGCTCGAACCGGTGGCGGGTCGATCGCCCCTGTCGCGTGTCGTGCACGCCTGTCTGGAAGCGGTCGCCGATCCCGCCAGGGTCGTGGTGGCGGTCGCCGAACAGTTCACAGACGACGTAGGCGCCCTACTCGCCCGCGACGGGTCGGCCGTCGGGCTCGTCGCGGTCGCCGGGACTGCCACACGGGCGCAGTGCCTGGCTGTTGCACTCGAAAAGGTTGTGGCCGAGCCCGTTTCGGCATCACACGTACTCGTCTACAACGTCAACCAGCCTCTGACCCCGGCGCAGCTGCAGGCTCGGGTCATCGAGCACTTGAGGCAGGGAGCTTCCGTCGTGCTACCTGTCCTGCCGGTCACCGACAGCGTGAAGGTCGTCGACGAGCGTGGTGTCGTCACCGCCTCACTGGATCGGTCGACGCTTCAGACCGTGCAATATCCCCGCGGTTTCGCCGCCGACCACCTCGGCCGGCTGATCGCCGAATCCGTCGGGGAGTTCGACGAGGCCGTGGAGGCGATCCGATCGGTAGTGCCGGTTGTGACAGTCGACGGTGACGCCGAGGCCGTTGCGGTCGACCTCCCGCACCACAGTCTGCTCCTCGAGGCCATCATCGCGAGCCGCGGCGCCCGCTGAGTGTCGTGAGCAGACGTTCGGCGGTCGCGATGTCGCCTGCGTACGTCACCTTGATGTTGTGCGGTTCACCCGGAAAGGTCTGCACCGCAACGTCGGTGAACGCCTCGACGCACGACGACGTATCGGTGCCCTCGAAGCGGTGACGTTCCGAGCTACGGTACGCGGCAAGCAGTTGTGCGGCACGGAAGGCCTGCGGTGTCTGCACCCGAACCAGCGCGGACCCGTCGGCCGGCCGCCGCAGGGCGGTGGTCACCACGTCGCGAAGGGGCAACGCCGGTATCGCGCCACCGGATTCGCGGGCGAGCGCGAGCGCGCGGGTGAACATCTCCGCGCCGGCCATCGGTCGCGCGGCGTCGTGGATGAGCACGACGTCGATGCGCCCGGATTCGATGTCGGTTTGCAGATGGCGTAGGACGTTGAGTTCGGAACCGTGCCGGGTGTCGCCGCCCTCAACGAGTTCCACGTCGGCGGTGGGCAATTCGCGTGCAACCATGTCCCGTGCCAGAGCCAGCTCGCCCTTCCGGTGCACCAGCACGATGCGGTCGATGTCGGACACCGTCGTGAGGGTCTCCAGCGACCACGCCGCCATCGGTCGACCCGCGACAGGGAGGTAGGCCTTGTTGCCGTCGGCGCCGACCCTGGTGCCCAGGCCTGCCGCGAGCACGACCGCCACGGCGCACGGCGGTGTTTCGGGCTCCTCGACGGTCACCCCCGTATCTTGGCACCGACCGTTTCGGCACCTCACGGCCCGGGTACGCAATTTTGCATGCCGAAGACATCCAAGAGCGGCAGCGCCCGGAAGAGCGAACTGCCCAGCACACTGCAGAAGTCGGACGCCAAGGCCCAGCGGACCTTCGCCAAGGCCCATGACGCCGCTGCCGAAGAGTACGGCGAGGGTGAACGCGCACACCGCGTCGCCTACAGCGCGCTCAAGCACAGCTACGAGAAGGTCGGCGACCACTGGGAGGCGAAGGACGAGAAGGGTCCGTCCGATGAGCGTGCACGCAGCGGCGGCCCGAACGCCAAGGGCGATACTGCCGAGGGCGTGAACGCCAACTCCTCCAAGAAGCACCTCATGGAAATCGCGCGGCGCCTTGACATTTCGGGTCGGTCGTCGATGAACAAGGACGAGCTGGTCTCGGCGATCAAGAAGGCCAACCGCCGCGAGACCGCCCGCAACCGCTGACGGATCGGTTCACTCAGTCACCTGCGCCGGTGTCTCGGCCGGTGTGGGTGTCGAGCCCCTCCAGCAACATCCGCTCCTGTTCGACCCTCATCACCCGGCGTGCCTTGCCCCGGGTGATGAGAATGCCGACGACCGCGAACGTCCAGATCGCGTACTGCACGGTCCAGGCCAGCCGGAACGAGTCGGAGGAGAATCCGCCCGTCGCGTCGAGGATCGCGCCCATCGCCTGCATCACCAGCAACGAGGCGATGAACCCGCCCATGTTGACCAGACCGGAAGCGGTGCCCAGCGTGGCGCTCGGGTTGAACGTGCGCGCGAAGTCGAAGCCGACCATCGAACCGGGTCCGCCGACCGAGATCACGACGATCAGCAACACGAGCAGCCACAGCGGCGCCCTGCCGGGTAACGCCAACACAATGGTCCATATCAACGCGTTGCTGGCGATGATCGCCAGAACCAGACGAGAGCGGCGGTGTGGCCGACGCCCGGTGAAGATGCCGATCAGCACCCCCGCCGATATGGCGGCCACCACTGAGACCGTCAGCATCAACCCGGCTACGCCGGCCGAAAGGCCCTGCGCGTTGGTCAGGTAGGGAACGCCCCACATCAGCGCGAACACCGTCACCGAGAACTGGGTGCCCATATGGGTGAAGAACCCGAGTCGCGTGCCCGGTCGCAGCCAGACCGTCTTGACGCTGGCCAGCGTCTCACGCACGGAGACGGTGTGGATCGCCACCGCGTTGCCGTGCGGGGTGTTCTTCACCAGCGCAGCAGTCAGCGCCATCGACAAGACGCCGACCGCGGCCACCGAAACGTAGGCCGTCGTCCAGCCCCATGCGTTGAGGACGGCGAAGAACGGTACCGCCGACAACACCTGGCCGAGCTGGCCGCAGATACCGGTCAACTGCGTGACCAGCGGAACCTGGCGGGGGGTGAACCAGTGCGGCACGAGTCGCAGCACCGAGATGAACGTGAACGCGTCGCCGAGACCCACCACCGCTCGTGCCCCGATGGCGGTGGGCAGCGACTCGGTGAACGCGAGCGTGAGTTGGCCGCCGGACATCAGCGCGGCGCCCGTCAGGATCAGCGTCTTGGAGCCGAAGCGGTCCAGCAGAACCCCGGCAGGCACCTGCGCTGCGGCGTAGACGATGACCTGCAGCACGACGAACGTCGAAAGCACGCTCGGGCTGGCGTGGAACCGTTCGGCGGCATGGAGTCCGGACACGCCCAATGTGGTGCGGTCGAGAACGGCGACGATGTACGCAAACAGGCCGGTGACCCAGACGATCCAGGGACGCACACCGAACCCTTTCTCGCCGGCGGTTGATAAGTCTGACTTTTCCATGGTTCCGCACGGCTGTGCGGCAGCGCCAATTCCGCGTCGGTGAGTTCGCTCACCGACCTGATCGGACCGCGGCGCCGAGTTGGCTAGCAACGGAGCTGTTGCGCAAGCTGTGAAATGAGACTACTAAATTGACGCTGATAGAAGCGTTGCAATCGGCTCGTCGGATGATAGGAGTCAGCGGGTCGATAGTTTGCTCGCAACCGTCGGCGCCATTACAGTGATCGCATGGATCGTCGCGTGGCTCAGCCGGCACGCGCTCCCGCCGGGGTTCGCGACGTTGGCTGAGTATCGCCTCAACGAGCTGGCCCAGATCTCCGGCGTCAGCGCCCGCAACATTCGTGCGTATCGCGAGCGTGGATTGCTGGATCCGCCGCGCCGCGTCGGCCGGTCGGCGTTCTACGACGACTACCACCTGTCACAGTTGCGCACCATCAACCAGCTGCACCGCCGCGGCTTCAACTCCGCCCACATCGCCGAGTTCTTCGCCAGCCTGCGTGAGGGCGCCGACCTTGCCGACATCCTCGGCATCCAGCGGGCCGTGCTGGGTCCCGGATCCGAAGCAGACGCCCGGGAAGCGTCCGTGGCGGCAGAGGCGAACGGGGACGGGCTTGCGATCGGCCCCGACAGCGACGAGGTGCGGCGGTTGGTCGAGTACGGATTCGCGGAGGTGGTCGACGGCTTCGTGGTGTTGATCGACACCGCGGTGCGACGGGCGGTGGCGCAGTCGGCAGATCCACTCGTATCCGTCCAGGTGCTGTCGCACATCGTCGAGGCCACCGATGGTGCGGTCGACGCGTTGGCGGCTCAGTTCGTCGACGCCCTCGAAGACTTCGTGACCGCGCGGTTGGGCGCGGAGCACGCGTCGACCCGGGCAGGCGGTGATGAGCTCATGCGGACGGTGGGCGAGTACCGGAACCTGTGGACCAGCGTCGTGTTCAGTCGGCTGGACGAGGCGCTTCACCGCCACATTGCAGACGCGAGATACAGCGGGGGCGGTTTACCCGGCGGACAGGCGGGACCCCCTCAGCGCGGGCCGCTCACTCGGTGATCTGCCGCCATCGTTCGACCCATTCGTCGTAGTCGGTGCAGTCGTCACCGCCGCCGTCGACGCATTTCTTCTGCGGTGTGGTCCAGTAGTGGATCTTGGCGGCGAAGCTCGCGTCGGTGGCGTGGTAGATGTCGCAGAAGTCGCGCTCGGTGGTGAACTCGCAGGCCTTGGCGTTGGCGGGCGCCTCGCCGAAGAACTCGGCGGCCTCGGCGTTGACCTCCGGTGAGGAGATCCAGTTCAGCCACTTGTACATGCAGTTCGGGTGGGCGGCCTTCGTCGAGATCATCCACGTGTCCGACCAACCGGTGGACCCCTCTTTGGGCAGCACCGTGTTGACCGGAACCCTGTTGCGCGCCCCGATCGTGTTGGCGATCACCTGCCAGGTGGTGCCGATGACGGAGGCGCCGGACTCGAACGCCTCCACCTCCTTGAGATAGTCCGACCAGTACACGCCGATGTTCTGGCGCTGCTCTTCGAGCAGTTGCACCGCGGCATCGAGTTGCCGGTCATCGAGCGAGTACGGGTCCTCGATGCCCAGTTCGGGCCTCTTCTTGGACAGGTACAGCGCTGCGTCGGCGATGTAGATGGGTGAGTCGTACGCGGTGACCTTGCCGCGGTACCTGTCGGCGTCGTCGAAGACCGCCGCCCAGGAGTTCGGCGCGTCCCGCACGACCGCGATGTTGTACATCAGCAGGTTGGCGCCCCACCCGTGCGGGATGCCGTACATCTGACCGTCGACCGAATTCCAGGGTTGGTTCTTGAGGAACGGCGAGATCGATTCGTAGTGGGGGACCAGTGCGGTGTTCACGGGAGCCACGTCGCCCGCGTAGATGAGCCGAAGCGTCGCGTCCCCGGAGGCCGACACCCCGTCGTATCGCCCGCTGCGCATCAATCCGACCATCTCGTCGGATGTGTTGCCCAGCGTCACCTCGGTCTGGCATCCAGTCTGCTGTTCGAACGGCGTCACCCAGTCGGCTTGCGCGTCGTTGGAGCCGTCTTCGACATATCCGGCCCAGGCGATCAGGTTGAGTCGGCCCTCGCCCTCGCCGACCGAGCTGAGCGGTTCGATGTTCGGTGGCTGCTGCCCTGCGGGGGACTGTTGCCCGGGTGAGCATCCGGACGTCAGCGCGAACACCAGAACAGCACAGGAGATGACGATCGAGCCGGTTCGCGCGGCGGTGGGCGGCCTGCGCGCCATGGGTGTCACTCCTCGGTTGGTCAGCGGATCGTCGAACCGTGCTACCCGATGATTTCGCGTTTCGGCTTAGCTCGGCAACGCCGCGCCGAGAGAGCGAAGATTGGTGCAGATGTTGCCAATGGCATCCGCGTGATTGCTGTGACGGCTGTCGTATTCTGTGGCACGTGTCAGCATCGTGGCCGATATCGCGGCGGACCGTCCTCAGGGGCGCGGTGGCTGCGCCTGCGGCGCTCGTTTTCGGTGCCGGTGTGCACGCCGCACCCGCGTCAGCGGCGCCGCACGGGATTCTCCTCGACTACGCCGCGGGTGTGCTCAAGGCCAGCGACATCCGAGCAGCGGGCGCCCTGGGGGCGATTCGCTACGTCTCCGACCGACGACCCGGCGGCGCATGGATGTTGGGGAAGCCGATCCAACTGGCCGAGGCGCGCGACCTGTACCAGGCCGGGTTGAAAATCGCGTCCTGCTATCAGTACGGCAAGAAGGACACCGCCGACTGGCTCGGCGGCCAGAACGCCGGGGTGGCCCACGCGAAACGCGGCTGGGAGCTGCACGTCGCCGCCGGCGGCCCTCAGGGCGCGCCGATCTATGCATCGATCGACGACAATCCGACCTACGCGCAGTACAAACAGCAGGTGGCCCCGTACCTGCGTGGCTGGGAAGCGGTGCTGGGCAAGCAGCGCGTCGGTGTCTATGCCAACTCGAAGACCATCGAGTGGGCGCTCCAGGACGGCATCGGAACGTACTACTGGCAGCACAACTGGGGATCGCCGGGGAAGGTCGCGCACGCGGCCGCCCATCTGCACCAGGTCGAGATCGACAGCCGATCAATCGCGGGCGTCGGCGTGGACATCAACCACATCCTCAAGCCCCAATTTGGGCAGTGGGACTAAACCTTACCGATCGGTAAGTACGTTCAGCAAACTTTTCTCGGTGGCCGACGGCTCCGAGAAGACAGATCGGACCCGTCTGTCTCGTCTGAGCTCGGCGACGCCGCTGGTGAGACACGTCGAAAATTTCTTTATAACGATTTGATAACGAAACCGCCGTGATCAGGGCACTTCTGCCTACTCGACCGTAACCACCTTCATGCAGGACGTTTGTCCCGAATGCCTTCGGCCGGTGTCGAAGTGCACGTTATCCAACCGCTGGTTACCCGAGCGTAGAACCCGTCAGTAACCATTTCGGGTGCGAAATCAAGCGCGCTTCTTATGACACTCTTAGTACGGCTGGAGTGCACGGAAGGCGGTTCGGCGAGGTCACGACACAACCTCGGAAGGCCTCGGAACCGCCCGACCGGACCAGCGGATTCGACGCCGAATCGCGTGGCGCCGCGGCAGGAAGCCGGGAGCCATCGGAGCTTCTGAGACGACAGCCGACGACGAGCATGACGCGGGACAAGAGGGAGATAACGAGACGTGACGATCAACGAGCAGCACCGGGTGACCACCGACCGCACTGCGGGAGCGGCCCATTCCGGTAATCAGGCCCTCGTCGATCGGCTGAACTCCGGCGAGCCCTATGCCGTGGCCTTCGGCGGTCAAGGCGGCTCGTGGCTGGAGAACCTCGAGGAGTTGGTCAGCTCGGCCGGCATCGAGTCCGAACTCAGCGAGGTGGTCGGTGAGGCGGCGCTGTTGCTCGAGCCCGTCGCACGCGAACTGGTCGTGGTGCGCCCAATCGGTTTCGAGCCGCTGCAGTGGGTGCGCGCGCTGGCCGCCGACGAGCCCCTGCCCGCGACGAAGCAACTCATCACCGCGGCCATCTCCGGACCGGGCATCCTGCTCGCGCAGATGGCCGCGATCCGCGCCGCCGTCCGCCAGGGCCTGGATCTGTACGACGCCCCGCCGGTCGCGATGGCCGGGCACTCGCAGGGGATCATGGCCTGCGAGTCCCTGCGGTCGCGCGGCGCCAAAGACGCCGAACTCCTGGCGCTGCTGCAGCTGGTCGGCGCGGCCGGGTCGCTGGTGTCCCGTCGGCGCGGCATGGTGGGCCGCGGCGACAAGTCGCCGATGGTGTCGGTGACCAACGTCGATCCCGACCGCATCGCCGAACTGCTCGAAGAGTTCTCCCAGGATGTGCGCACGGTGCTGCCGCCGGTGCTCTCGATCCGCAACGGCAGGCGTTCGGTCGTCATCACCGGCACCCCCGAGCAGCTTGGGCGCTTCGAGCTCTACTGCTCCAAGATCACCGAGAAGGAAGAAGCCGAGCGCAAGAACAAGGTTCGCGGTGGCGCCATCTTCAGCCCGGTCTTCCACGGCGTACAGGTCGAGGTCGGCTTCCACACGCCGCGGCTGGCAGACGGTGTCGAGGTGGTCGACGGGTGGGCCGCCAAGTGCGGCATCGACCCCGATCTCGCCCACGAGATGACCGAGGCGATCTTCGTTCGCCCGATCGACTGGGTCGCCGAGGTCGAGCGGCTGCACGAGGCGGGCGCGAAGTGGATCGTCGACCTCGGCCCCAGCGACACCGTGACCCGGCTGACCGCCCCGATCATCCGCGGGCTGGGCGTGGGCATCGTTCCCGCCGCCACCCGGGTGGGGCAGCGCAACCTGTTCACGGTCGGCGCTGAACCCGAGGTTCCGCCGGCGTGGTCGAGCTATGCGCCGTCCACCGTGCAGCTGCCCGACGGTTCGGTGAAGCTCTCGACGAAGTTCACCCGCCTCACCGGTCGCTCGCCGATCCTGCTCGCGGGCATGACCCCTACGACCGTCGACGCCAAGATCGTCGCGGCCGCGGCCAATGCCGGGCACTGGGCCGAGCTCGCCGGCGGCGGGCAGGTCACCGAGGAGATCTTCACCGACCGCATCGCCGAGCTGACCACGCTGCTCGAGCCCGGCCGCGCCGTGCAGTTCAACTCGCTGTTCCTCGATCCCTACCTGTGGAAACTGCAGCTGGGGGGCAAGCGCCTGGTGCAGCGGGCCCGTCAGTCGGGCGCGCCCATCGACGGTGTCGTCGTCTCCGCGGGCATCCCCGAGCTCGAGGAAGCCGTCGAGCTGATCGACGAACTGAACACCGTCGGCATCAAGCACGTGGTGTTCAAGCCCGGCACGGTCGACCAGATCAAATCGGTCATCAAGATCGCCGCCGAGGTGCCGAACAAGGACGTCATCGTCCACATCGAGGGTGGCCGCGCCGGGGGGCACCACTCGTGGGAGGACCTCGACGACCTGCTCCTGAGCACCTACGGCGAACTGCGCAAGCTGTCGAACATCACCGTCTGCGTCGGTGGCGGCATCGGCACCCCCGAGCGCGCGGCCGAGT includes:
- the fadD_7 gene encoding acyl-CoA synthetase (AMP-forming)/AMP-acid ligase II: MRSSAVTWETIPEMVLSAADRFGDAEAVVDGPLRLSFSELIGRIRCAAGAFADFGIVKGDRLAIWAPNSADWIVAAFGLLVAGGVLVPVNTRFKPEEAADVIGRSGAKAVLVQKDFLGLDYSVSTDVPVIDLGSGFLSAGAPFDDRVGDLRGTDVADVIFTSGTTGRPKGAMMNHLQTLRAYEEWATLADLREGDRYLMINPYFHTFGLKAGLIASFLRGATMLPVAAFDVDTVVDLIERERITMLPGPPTLYHSLLTVADTDRLASLRAGVTGAADIPVELIRRIRDELPFESLMTGYGLTEAGNVTLSRPGDTPEDVATTAGLPCEDVEVRIADDGEVLVRGYNVMQGYLDDPAATADAIDSEGFLHTGDLGEFTESGRLRIVGRKKDMFIVGGFNAYPAEIEGFLLEHPAVAQAAVIGVPDERLGQVGKAFVVRSAGHDRVTGEDLISWSRERMAGFKVPRSVEFLDSLPLNATGKVMKDRLLDNRR
- a CDS encoding VirB8 protein, yielding MPSFRRRESVIDADRVDKPPRDDPEQRSADSDEALRLAEEAEAEAAEAEALAAAARARAKAIRLRRQAAETKAPDPEVDEVLEPVEETAPGAKTTDTVADDAAQPEAGEATETDEAADTDVEDSAEPDKAEATTRSRRLRMPRIRWKIVAAVVAVVLILAFGAASAYMVWQHRLAQEEQQRTAEFTAAARQSVVTLMSLDFNRAQEDVQRIIDNSTGQFRDDFEAQAEDFTQVAKDSKVVTEVTVNTAALTSMTDTNATALVSATSRVTNTAGANQEPRSWRLKVDLVREGDQIKMSKVEFVP
- a CDS encoding twin-arginine translocation pathway signal, encoding MSAETKPDEADVKTAASDEPESTAVEPESTAAEETQAAEETQASEDSEAAEKSRPKPRSAVRRYLGAILLTILLVVSAGVAAWLYFFQFRADQETNPDAQRVALEAAKSGTVALLSYAPDSMEQDFTNAKSHLTGDFLNYYTQFTEQIVTPAVQEKQVKTSAAVVEAGVAEMQPDTAVVLVFVNQTTVSKENPDGAFAASAVKVGLTKSDGRWLINKFDPV
- the ispD gene encoding 4-diphosphocytidyl-2-methyl-D-erythritol synthase, which codes for MTALPGQSLAAVVTVPAAEAAALEPVAGRSPLSRVVHACLEAVADPARVVVAVAEQFTDDVGALLARDGSAVGLVAVAGTATRAQCLAVALEKVVAEPVSASHVLVYNVNQPLTPAQLQARVIEHLRQGASVVLPVLPVTDSVKVVDERGVVTASLDRSTLQTVQYPRGFAADHLGRLIAESVGEFDEAVEAIRSVVPVVTVDGDAEAVAVDLPHHSLLLEAIIASRGAR
- the ispD2 gene encoding 4-diphosphocytidyl-2-methyl-D-erythritol synthase; amino-acid sequence: MTVEEPETPPCAVAVVLAAGLGTRVGADGNKAYLPVAGRPMAAWSLETLTTVSDIDRIVLVHRKGELALARDMVARELPTADVELVEGGDTRHGSELNVLRHLQTDIESGRIDVVLIHDAARPMAGAEMFTRALALARESGGAIPALPLRDVVTTALRRPADGSALVRVQTPQAFRAAQLLAAYRSSERHRFEGTDTSSCVEAFTDVAVQTFPGEPHNIKVTYAGDIATAERLLTTLSGRRGSR
- a CDS encoding ChaB family protein, coding for MPKTSKSGSARKSELPSTLQKSDAKAQRTFAKAHDAAAEEYGEGERAHRVAYSALKHSYEKVGDHWEAKDEKGPSDERARSGGPNAKGDTAEGVNANSSKKHLMEIARRLDISGRSSMNKDELVSAIKKANRRETARNR
- the garP gene encoding sugar phosphate permease — translated: MEKSDLSTAGEKGFGVRPWIVWVTGLFAYIVAVLDRTTLGVSGLHAAERFHASPSVLSTFVVLQVIVYAAAQVPAGVLLDRFGSKTLILTGAALMSGGQLTLAFTESLPTAIGARAVVGLGDAFTFISVLRLVPHWFTPRQVPLVTQLTGICGQLGQVLSAVPFFAVLNAWGWTTAYVSVAAVGVLSMALTAALVKNTPHGNAVAIHTVSVRETLASVKTVWLRPGTRLGFFTHMGTQFSVTVFALMWGVPYLTNAQGLSAGVAGLMLTVSVVAAISAGVLIGIFTGRRPHRRSRLVLAIIASNALIWTIVLALPGRAPLWLLVLLIVVISVGGPGSMVGFDFARTFNPSATLGTASGLVNMGGFIASLLVMQAMGAILDATGGFSSDSFRLAWTVQYAIWTFAVVGILITRGKARRVMRVEQERMLLEGLDTHTGRDTGAGD
- a CDS encoding putative transcriptional regulator produces the protein MIAWIVAWLSRHALPPGFATLAEYRLNELAQISGVSARNIRAYRERGLLDPPRRVGRSAFYDDYHLSQLRTINQLHRRGFNSAHIAEFFASLREGADLADILGIQRAVLGPGSEADAREASVAAEANGDGLAIGPDSDEVRRLVEYGFAEVVDGFVVLIDTAVRRAVAQSADPLVSVQVLSHIVEATDGAVDALAAQFVDALEDFVTARLGAEHASTRAGGDELMRTVGEYRNLWTSVVFSRLDEALHRHIADARYSGGGLPGGQAGPPQRGPLTR
- the potF gene encoding spermidine/putrescine-binding periplasmic protein, coding for MARRPPTAARTGSIVISCAVLVFALTSGCSPGQQSPAGQQPPNIEPLSSVGEGEGRLNLIAWAGYVEDGSNDAQADWVTPFEQQTGCQTEVTLGNTSDEMVGLMRSGRYDGVSASGDATLRLIYAGDVAPVNTALVPHYESISPFLKNQPWNSVDGQMYGIPHGWGANLLMYNIAVVRDAPNSWAAVFDDADRYRGKVTAYDSPIYIADAALYLSKKRPELGIEDPYSLDDRQLDAAVQLLEEQRQNIGVYWSDYLKEVEAFESGASVIGTTWQVIANTIGARNRVPVNTVLPKEGSTGWSDTWMISTKAAHPNCMYKWLNWISSPEVNAEAAEFFGEAPANAKACEFTTERDFCDIYHATDASFAAKIHYWTTPQKKCVDGGGDDCTDYDEWVERWRQITE
- a CDS encoding protein exported by TAT pathway gives rise to the protein MAAPAALVFGAGVHAAPASAAPHGILLDYAAGVLKASDIRAAGALGAIRYVSDRRPGGAWMLGKPIQLAEARDLYQAGLKIASCYQYGKKDTADWLGGQNAGVAHAKRGWELHVAAGGPQGAPIYASIDDNPTYAQYKQQVAPYLRGWEAVLGKQRVGVYANSKTIEWALQDGIGTYYWQHNWGSPGKVAHAAAHLHQVEIDSRSIAGVGVDINHILKPQFGQWD